In Scatophagus argus isolate fScaArg1 chromosome 14, fScaArg1.pri, whole genome shotgun sequence, the following proteins share a genomic window:
- the mmp30 gene encoding matrix metallopeptidase 30, giving the protein MEGALAVRAVMMVVIAAHCGAMPTISPNQEELSKAQDYLSQFYSDVGVSAPNSNWRSSLDSFEDTLRKMQEYFGLEVTGQLDSNTLEVMARPRCGFTDVPRYSHFDGGPKWNKNVVTYRITEYTPDLSQSDVDAIIVKALKLYSDIIPLDFKQIDSGTADIMIMFKGRDHGDFAPFDGQGGVLAHAYSPGEGRGGDTHFDEDENWTQTSGGTNLFLVAAHEFGHALGLGHSQVPTALMYPTYQYVNTGGFKLPDDDRQGIQAIYGVRATSTEPDPDPRPVPTPQPGPEPTSEALPERCNRDLIFDAATSIQSSLYFFRFGHFWKKSSSWDGISMRKIQSVWPGISKVDAAYEYKKSNTAIFFEGDHYWGIGGNTVLPGYPKPLRDFGFPPSVTKVDAAVHVSFIGRTFLFVRHKYWSYNERRGRMDGGYPRFIYRDLPGIGYRVDAAFENRGYLYFSSGSRQTEYHYQRRRVLRTLLNYAWMDCK; this is encoded by the exons ATGGAAGGTGCACTGGCTGTTAGAGCGGTGATGATGGTTGTGATTGCAGCACACTGTGGAGCTATGCCCACCATTTCACCCAACCAAGAAGAGCTATCTAAAGCTCAG GACTATCTGTCTCAGTTTTACTCCGATGTGGGTGTCAGCGCCCCCAACAGTAACTGGCGCAGCTCTCTAGATTCCTTTGAGGACACTCTCAGAAAAATGCAAGAGTATTTTGGCCTGGAGGTGACAGGGCAGTTAGACTCCAACACCTTGGAGGTGATGGCTCGACCCCGCTGTGGTTTCACAGATGTGCCCAGATACAGCCACTTTGATGGTGGACCAAAGTGGAACAAGAATGTGGTCACATACAG GATAACTGAATACACACCAGACTTGAGTCAAAGTGATGTGGATGCCATCATAGTCAAGGCTCTGAAACTCTACAGTGACATCATTCCTCTGGATTTCAAGCAGATCGACAGTGGCACTGCTGACATTATGATCATGTTCAAGGGTCGAG ACCATGGAGATTTTGCTCCATTCGATGGCCAAGGTGGTGTCTTGGCCCATGCATACTCCCCTGGAGAAGGCAGAGGAGGTGACACCCAttttgatgaagatgaaaactGGACTCAAACCTCAGGAG GAACAAACCTGTTCTTGGTGGCAGCCCATGAGTTTGGCCATGCGCTGGGATTAGGCCACTCTCAGGTCCCGACAGCACTGATGTATCCCACCTACCAGTATGTGAACACAGGGGGGTTCAAGCTACCAGATGATGACAGACAGGGAATACAGGCTATTTATG GAGTCCGAGCTACATCAACCGAACCTGACCCAGATCCACGACCTGTGCCAACACCACAACCTGGACCTGAACCTACATCCGAAGCTCTTCCAGAGCGGTGCAACAGAGACCTGATTTTTGATGCTGCAACCTCCATTCAGAGCAGTCTTTATTTCTTCAGATTTGG ACATTTCTGGAAGAAGAGCAGCTCCTGGGATGGCATCAGTATGAGGAAAATTCAGTCTGTCTGGCCTGGAATCAGCAAAGTCGATGCTGCTTATGAGTACAAGAAAAGCAACACTGCTATTTTCTTTGAAG GGGATCATTACTGGGGGATAGGTGGAAACACTGTCCTGCCTGGCTATCCCAAACCTCTCCGCGACTTTGGCTTCCCTCCATCTGTCACCAAGGTAGATGCTGCTGTTCATGTATCATTCATAGGCAGAACCTTCCTGTTTGTGAGGCACAAATACTGGAG CTACAATGAAAGAAGGGGCAGAATGGATGGTGGGTACCCTAGATTCATTTACAGAGACCTCCCTGGGATAGGCTACAGAGTGGATGCTGCTTTTGAGAACAGAG GTTACCTCTACTTTTCATCTGgatccagacagacagagtacCACTACCAACGAAGAAGAGTGCTGCGCACTCTGTTAAACTATGCATGGATGGAttgcaaataa